CCAGAATATCAGTaatacaaggtaaaaaaaaaaaaaacctcaattatTTTTCTTAATCATTTCACGTCAGTCATGTCGAACGGTAAAGAATActgtttattccgaacagtattcTTTACTCAACAGCAGTCTACACAATTTCAAATCATCACTAAGTCCATTCCACAATATAACTTAATATTTCAATATAATTTAGAAATGTTGGTAAGACTTTCACCTCACTGAGTGTCGAAGACTGTAGTTATGACTTGTGATGCCAATCTCCAACTGCACCCAGTTTCAGTGCAGTAAAATCTGCAGTGGTTAACTGACACAGTGATTAATCATGTCCAATTGGGGACACGTTCTGAAAGAGTTAATTCAACACACTCTGTTGATTCAAACCTGGGGATTTTGTTGTGTCTAAGTTCTTCTCACTTATAACAGCCTGAAATAATTTGTCTGAGCTGGAGACTAATTGTAATTTCTCTTTCTGACTCAGCATGGACCATTGCCTGTGGACAGAGGGATATACATGAACTTGTTGAAAGGTGAGCATTTGTGTTTGttccaccaatttttttttttagccagatTGTGCGTAATGGACACTCTTGATGTCCATCCTCCCACTTCCACCTCCACAACGGACTGATTCAAACAAATAGTTGGAAATAGAGTGGGCAGCAAAACAGCAAAGTGCTACCTCAGCCTGGACAGATGAGGTGTAGAAGGAAGTTATGTATGCCTGAAATATACTGAAGTTATCCTTTGATAATTAAGCATTAAATGGTCTTTCGGGGGGAGGATAATAAACTGTATCTTTCCTTGTCACTGGAATACAGAGTTTGTTCCTTTTGGTATGTTTCTTTTCCCTGCAAATGTGCATGTGGTGTACTTTTTTACATATCTAGTATAAAAAACTAATGTCCATTTATGTATCTTAAATCATTTAAAGGTACATTTTCCCCAACATTTTCAGGTAAAAGATAAATGTTACAGATACCAAAGGTGTACCCTTGAAGGTACCACCCCAGTGAtgaggaatttttttttccccccgaaaGTGTATGATGTGTAAGTACGAATGAGCCAAACTTGACTGGGGGGGGAGTGCAtgtggtatgtatgtatgtatgtatgtatgtatgcaagtatgtatgtgtgtgagaaatGGTATGAGAGCTTGTTTGTGTTTCATGGTTTTGTGACCACTTATTGCAAAATGAAGCAATGGGCAAAAGCACATAACTAACACATTTTCTGtggtttttttcccttcttttttGCAGTCTCCCCAGATTCCCCTTACCTGAACTTCAGTGTGACCTGGAACAATGAACTGAAGCTTGAGTATGGCAGTGAGGTGATGGTGCCTTGCCCAGGCCCCTACGTTTTCTTTATCTGTGCTAATTTACAAGGTAATGGCACCAAAGGCAATCTGACCCTGTCACAGGGGCACAGAAATTTCTCCTTTGAACTGTTTGCCACATTAGAGACAAGGTGTGTGAGACACCAGAAAGTGATCAGCCTCTACGAAAAGGAGAAAGTCACCTTCAGTTTCGAAAACAAGTATGATGAAGAATATATCTTCCTGGAGGACCTCCAGGTAGGCCTACACTACTTGTTGGGAACCCGAAACATTATAACTCCAGATTTTGGCCCACTCTAAAGGAATTATTATCAAAGCCAAGGTATTCCATACCCTGCTCAAGCTAAAACAGAAGTGAAATAGCGTGGATTATTTTTTATTAACACTGAACATTTGTCTCACAGTTAGTAAGCAGATTTACATGGTGTTAAAGTGGTAGCAGATTGAAAGGGTAATTGTCTGTTGCTTTTTATTACACTGGTCTGATAAATGCTTGTGAGGCAAAACAAGACAAtaacagcaaaaacaacacattATTATAATGAAATGGGGAAAAATT
This Neoarius graeffei isolate fNeoGra1 chromosome 3, fNeoGra1.pri, whole genome shotgun sequence DNA region includes the following protein-coding sequences:
- the LOC132882954 gene encoding uncharacterized protein LOC132882954, which encodes MLLRDAPVLIMDTDYPEVRMLHGHTAVGLETRGRRKLPVLLFTNSILTCACVALCVYTIYRTQEKAWHGPLPVDRGIYMNLLKVSPDSPYLNFSVTWNNELKLEYGSEVMVPCPGPYVFFICANLQGNGTKGNLTLSQGHRNFSFELFATLETRCVRHQKVISLYEKEKVTFSFENKYDEEYIFLEDLQVGLHYLLGTRNIITPDFGPL